A part of Legionella sainthelensi genomic DNA contains:
- the mreC gene encoding rod shape-determining protein MreC yields the protein MISSQQNNTHNRLFSRSGYSSIGFVLALLFSVFLMFSDYHYRYLDNVRSGFSLIVAPLQYAVDYPVRVVGWVQSLVSAKKALIAENMQLRYKQTMLEAELQKLIVIQKENSQLKELLLTSSKADMSAMAAQILAVDTSNSRQVVVLDKGKLNGAYVGQPVLDAKGVMGQIVDIGPITSTVLLISDSKSAVPVRNNRTGERAILVGTNDIEELSLINLPKTSSIHPGDVLVTSGLDRHYPEGYPVGLVEEVNSIPGEDFVKVKVKPVALLNRNRLVLLIWPDVKQEQLTTQINERLNAKETM from the coding sequence GTGATTTCCTCTCAACAGAATAATACGCATAACAGATTATTTAGTAGGAGCGGGTACAGCTCTATAGGATTTGTGCTCGCTCTTTTGTTTTCTGTTTTTCTTATGTTTTCTGACTATCATTATCGTTACTTGGATAATGTACGTAGTGGTTTTTCTTTAATCGTTGCTCCTCTACAATATGCGGTTGATTATCCTGTGCGTGTTGTAGGTTGGGTTCAATCGCTAGTTAGTGCTAAAAAAGCATTAATTGCAGAAAATATGCAATTGCGTTATAAGCAAACCATGCTTGAGGCAGAGCTACAAAAATTAATTGTGATTCAAAAAGAAAATTCACAACTGAAAGAATTGCTTCTTACCTCATCAAAAGCGGATATGAGTGCTATGGCGGCTCAAATCTTAGCGGTAGATACAAGCAATTCACGTCAAGTGGTTGTTTTAGATAAGGGTAAACTTAATGGTGCTTATGTAGGACAACCTGTCTTAGATGCGAAAGGAGTGATGGGACAAATTGTTGACATCGGTCCCATCACCAGCACGGTTTTACTTATTTCCGACTCTAAGAGCGCTGTTCCTGTCCGAAATAATCGAACAGGGGAACGAGCAATTCTTGTAGGAACAAATGATATAGAGGAGTTGTCTTTAATTAATTTACCAAAAACCTCTTCGATTCATCCTGGTGATGTGTTAGTTACATCAGGTTTAGATAGGCATTATCCTGAAGGTTACCCCGTAGGGCTTGTAGAAGAAGTTAATAGTATTCCTGGTGAGGATTTTGTCAAAGTGAAAGTGAAGCCTGTTGCTTTGCTAAATAGGAATCGACTCGTTTTGTTAATATGGCCTGATGTGAAACAAGAGCAGTTGACGACACAAATTAATGAACGTTTAAATGCGAAGGAGACCATGTGA
- a CDS encoding rod shape-determining protein, with protein MFRKLRGVFSNDLSIDLGTANTLIYVRDKGIVLNEPSVVALRNESGQKRVAAVGLEAKRMLGRTPGNINAIRPMKDGVIADFFVTEKMLQHFIHKVHENKFLRPSPRVLVCVPCGSTQVERRAIRESAMGAGAREVFLIEEPMAAALGSGMPVEEASGSMVVDIGGGTTEVAIISLSGIVYHQSVRIGGDKFDDAIVSYVRRNYGTLIGETTAERIKHEIGSAFPSRDLFEIEVRGRNLAEGVPRSFILTSAEILEALQEPLSGIVGAVRAALELAPPELAADIAERGMVLTGGGALLKNIDTLLMEETGLPVLIAEDPLTCVARGGGKALETMDLRGGDFLSTE; from the coding sequence ATGTTCAGAAAATTAAGGGGTGTGTTTTCCAATGATTTATCAATCGATTTGGGAACTGCCAATACATTGATTTATGTAAGAGATAAAGGGATTGTGTTAAACGAACCCTCTGTTGTCGCTTTACGTAATGAGTCAGGTCAAAAACGAGTTGCTGCTGTTGGTCTTGAGGCTAAGCGTATGCTAGGAAGAACTCCAGGCAACATTAATGCGATCAGACCAATGAAAGATGGTGTGATTGCTGACTTTTTTGTTACTGAAAAAATGCTTCAGCATTTTATACATAAAGTTCACGAAAATAAATTTTTACGACCAAGTCCACGAGTTTTGGTTTGCGTTCCTTGTGGCTCTACACAAGTGGAACGTCGTGCGATTCGTGAGTCTGCTATGGGAGCTGGTGCTCGCGAAGTTTTCCTTATTGAAGAGCCTATGGCCGCCGCCTTGGGGTCTGGAATGCCAGTAGAAGAGGCAAGTGGGTCAATGGTGGTAGATATCGGCGGAGGTACTACTGAAGTTGCGATTATTTCTTTAAGTGGTATTGTTTATCATCAATCGGTTCGTATTGGTGGTGATAAGTTTGATGATGCAATCGTATCTTATGTACGTCGTAATTATGGTACGCTTATTGGTGAAACTACGGCAGAGCGTATAAAACATGAAATTGGTTCCGCTTTTCCTAGCCGTGATTTATTTGAAATCGAAGTGCGCGGACGAAACCTGGCAGAAGGTGTTCCCCGTAGTTTTATTTTGACCAGCGCTGAAATTTTAGAAGCCTTACAAGAGCCTCTATCAGGTATTGTGGGTGCTGTAAGAGCCGCTTTGGAATTAGCTCCACCTGAGTTGGCAGCAGATATTGCTGAACGAGGTATGGTTTTAACCGGGGGAGGTGCTTTGTTGAAAAACATTGATACTTTACTGATGGAAGAAACCGGCCTACCTGTATTAATTGCTGAAGATCCGCTGACCTGTGTTGCACGTGGTGGTGGTAAAGCTTTAGAAACCATGGACTTACGCGGCGGTGATTTCCTCTCAACAGAATAA
- a CDS encoding ComEA family DNA-binding protein — MKAKCIAVVLSLFVITLPVHATLAKQDAAPKQPPIVVDKIDLNKADLATLTGSIKGIGKKRAEAIIAYRQSHHGFKSLEELSDVKGIGQHFVNVNREKLSEVFVIQKME; from the coding sequence ATGAAAGCAAAATGTATTGCTGTTGTATTATCATTATTTGTTATTACCCTTCCTGTGCATGCCACTCTTGCGAAACAGGACGCTGCCCCAAAGCAACCTCCAATAGTAGTTGATAAAATAGATCTCAATAAAGCAGATTTGGCTACCTTAACTGGTTCAATTAAAGGTATAGGAAAGAAACGAGCTGAAGCCATTATTGCTTATCGCCAAAGCCATCACGGCTTTAAGTCTCTAGAAGAACTCTCAGATGTGAAGGGCATAGGGCAGCATTTTGTAAATGTGAATCGTGAAAAGTTAAGTGAAGTATTTGTTATTCAAAAAATGGAGTAA
- a CDS encoding M20 family metallopeptidase: MFNPQALYDFVCQQWQEEIIPSLCDYIKIPNKSPHFDAKWQEHGLMDQAVDHIGNWCKTHAPEGMTLEIIRLSGRTPLIFIEVPGEIEETVLLYGHLDKQPEMSGWDEDLHPWRPVIKHGRLYGRGAADDGYATYASLTAIRALQKQNLPIPRCVLIIEACEESGSYDLPYYIELLHERIGNPKLVICLDSGAGNYEQLWMTTSLRGNVVGELSVELICEGVHSGAASGIVADSFRVARQLISRIEDETSGEVKLPALYCDIPEERKIQAEHCANALGHSIYSEFPWHEGVEPVGEDMQQLILNRTWRPALTVTGADGFPAIADAGNVLRPKTVLKLSMRLPPLVDPKVATSALHETLTKAPPYHAKVSFNGKDGSPGWNAPKLASWLETAANTASMTYYGKPAAYMGEGGTIPFMGMLGEKFPKAQFMITGVLGPHSNAHGPNEFLHLDMVKKLTACVAYVLYHVGTE, translated from the coding sequence ATGTTCAATCCGCAAGCGCTGTATGATTTTGTATGCCAGCAATGGCAGGAAGAGATTATTCCAAGTTTATGTGATTACATAAAAATCCCTAACAAATCACCGCATTTTGATGCTAAATGGCAAGAACACGGCTTGATGGATCAAGCTGTGGATCATATTGGTAATTGGTGTAAGACACATGCACCAGAAGGAATGACCCTGGAAATTATAAGATTATCAGGGAGAACACCTTTAATTTTCATAGAAGTTCCGGGTGAAATTGAAGAGACTGTATTGCTCTACGGCCATCTTGATAAACAACCGGAAATGTCTGGATGGGATGAGGATTTACATCCTTGGAGACCTGTCATAAAACATGGGCGCTTATATGGTCGCGGGGCGGCGGATGATGGCTATGCTACGTATGCATCTTTAACCGCAATTCGTGCGTTACAAAAACAAAATTTACCCATACCTCGTTGTGTTTTAATTATTGAGGCTTGTGAGGAGAGTGGTAGTTATGACCTGCCTTATTATATTGAATTACTGCATGAGCGAATTGGTAATCCTAAGTTAGTGATTTGCCTTGATTCTGGAGCTGGAAATTATGAGCAATTATGGATGACAACATCCTTACGCGGCAATGTGGTTGGCGAGTTATCTGTTGAGTTGATTTGTGAAGGAGTTCATTCTGGTGCAGCAAGTGGTATCGTTGCTGACAGTTTTAGAGTAGCCAGACAGTTAATAAGCCGTATTGAAGATGAAACCTCTGGAGAGGTTAAATTACCTGCATTGTACTGTGATATTCCTGAAGAAAGAAAAATCCAAGCAGAGCATTGCGCCAATGCCCTGGGGCATTCTATCTACTCTGAGTTTCCTTGGCATGAAGGAGTTGAGCCTGTTGGGGAAGATATGCAACAACTCATTTTGAACAGAACTTGGCGTCCTGCATTGACTGTGACTGGAGCAGATGGATTTCCTGCAATTGCTGATGCAGGTAATGTGTTGAGACCGAAAACAGTGCTTAAATTATCAATGCGCTTACCTCCGTTAGTAGATCCTAAGGTTGCAACATCAGCACTCCATGAAACTCTCACAAAGGCTCCTCCTTATCATGCAAAAGTAAGTTTTAACGGAAAAGATGGCTCACCAGGTTGGAATGCACCAAAACTGGCTTCCTGGTTGGAAACGGCAGCCAATACTGCATCCATGACATACTATGGTAAACCAGCCGCTTATATGGGAGAGGGTGGAACAATTCCATTCATGGGAATGTTAGGTGAAAAATTTCCCAAGGCCCAATTTATGATTACTGGAGTTTTAGGCCCTCATTCTAATGCACATGGTCCAAATGAGTTTCTTCATTTAGATATGGTTAAGAAATTAACTGCATGTGTTGCATACGTTCTTTATCACGTTGGCACTGAATGA
- a CDS encoding undecaprenyldiphospho-muramoylpentapeptide beta-N-acetylglucosaminyltransferase, which translates to MMPTIIFTGGGTAGHVAPNMALIREFSHKSWDVAYIGSADGIEKQMIQSLDIPFYSVSSGKLRRYLSFKNLLDPFKIVFGIVQAFFLLYKLKPDAVFSKGGFVAFPVVVGAWLNRIPIIAHESDMSPGLANRLCFPFVNKICLTFDAGRKHFKRQDKIEVTGTPIREQLFSGNSNRGLELCGFNSEKPCLLVIGGSLGAGTINHCIRDALPQLIEKYQIIHLCGKGKVDASLSGLIGYKQFEYANEELADLFAAASVVVSRAGANSLYEILALGKPHILIPLSAEVSRGDQIQNAKYFQELGISLVIENRSLNVGTLMQALCDLEHNKMEIISKINALNIKSATEQVVAIIEEQVHVQSASAV; encoded by the coding sequence ATGATGCCAACGATCATTTTTACTGGAGGCGGCACTGCTGGCCATGTAGCACCTAATATGGCGTTAATTAGAGAGTTTAGCCATAAAAGTTGGGATGTAGCATACATTGGTTCAGCTGATGGTATCGAAAAACAGATGATTCAATCGTTAGATATTCCATTTTATAGTGTAAGTAGTGGTAAATTGCGACGCTACTTAAGTTTTAAAAACTTATTAGATCCATTTAAGATTGTCTTTGGTATCGTACAAGCGTTTTTTTTGCTTTATAAGTTAAAACCTGATGCTGTTTTTTCTAAAGGGGGCTTTGTTGCATTCCCAGTGGTGGTAGGAGCTTGGTTAAATCGAATACCTATCATTGCTCATGAGTCGGATATGAGTCCGGGGCTTGCAAATCGGCTTTGTTTTCCTTTTGTAAATAAAATTTGTCTGACCTTTGATGCAGGGAGAAAGCATTTTAAAAGACAAGATAAAATCGAAGTAACAGGGACACCCATTAGAGAGCAATTATTTTCTGGCAACAGTAATCGTGGATTGGAGTTATGTGGATTTAATTCAGAAAAGCCTTGCCTTCTTGTTATTGGTGGCAGTTTAGGCGCTGGCACAATAAATCACTGTATTCGTGATGCACTACCCCAATTAATCGAGAAATATCAGATTATCCATTTATGTGGAAAAGGAAAAGTAGATGCTTCATTGAGTGGCTTAATTGGATACAAACAATTTGAATATGCTAATGAAGAGTTGGCGGATTTATTTGCTGCAGCTTCAGTTGTTGTTTCGCGTGCAGGTGCAAACTCTCTTTATGAAATATTAGCACTGGGTAAACCTCATATTTTAATTCCGTTATCAGCTGAGGTCAGTCGTGGGGATCAAATCCAAAATGCTAAATACTTTCAAGAGTTGGGTATTAGTTTAGTGATCGAAAATAGATCGTTAAATGTAGGTACTTTAATGCAAGCATTGTGTGATCTTGAACATAATAAAATGGAAATTATAAGTAAAATTAATGCATTAAACATTAAGTCTGCTACAGAGCAAGTTGTAGCGATTATTGAGGAGCAAGTTCATGTTCAATCCGCAAGCGCTGTATGA
- the nadC gene encoding carboxylating nicotinate-nucleotide diphosphorylase, which produces MNNTFISVDADVARALQEDIGDEGDVTAALLPDNLKVEAEIISREPMIVCGQPWVNEVFKRIDEHIQLKWRVSETDWLDAPTTLCTVYGLARSILTAERTALNFLQTLSATATQTHFYVQKLHGTQTRLLDTRKTLPGLRAAQKYAVTCGGGFNHRMGLYDAFLIKENHIKACGSVAQAITLARQTHKDILVEIEVETLDELREAILAQPDRIMLDNFSQDMIEKAIEMNQPKHSSLEVSGGITLENIGEIAQLGVDFISVGAITKSIQAIDLSLLIRNIL; this is translated from the coding sequence ATGAATAATACTTTCATATCGGTAGATGCTGATGTAGCACGCGCATTACAAGAGGATATAGGTGATGAGGGCGATGTTACCGCTGCTTTATTACCTGATAACCTTAAGGTCGAGGCGGAAATTATTTCGCGAGAACCAATGATAGTTTGTGGTCAACCCTGGGTTAATGAGGTATTCAAAAGGATAGACGAGCACATCCAACTTAAATGGCGAGTTTCAGAAACAGATTGGCTAGATGCTCCAACGACTTTATGTACTGTTTATGGTTTAGCACGAAGTATTTTAACTGCAGAACGTACAGCACTTAATTTTTTACAAACACTTTCAGCTACAGCGACTCAAACTCATTTTTATGTTCAAAAGCTGCATGGAACGCAAACCCGATTACTAGATACTCGAAAGACTCTCCCAGGTTTAAGAGCTGCTCAAAAATATGCAGTTACTTGCGGTGGTGGTTTTAACCATCGTATGGGGCTTTATGATGCTTTTTTGATTAAGGAAAATCACATAAAAGCGTGTGGCTCAGTAGCTCAAGCTATTACTTTAGCAAGACAAACTCATAAAGATATTTTGGTTGAGATTGAAGTGGAGACTCTGGATGAGTTGCGTGAAGCTATTTTGGCACAACCTGATAGAATTATGCTGGATAATTTTAGTCAGGACATGATTGAAAAAGCAATTGAAATGAATCAGCCTAAGCATAGTTCCTTAGAGGTTTCCGGAGGGATAACTTTGGAAAATATCGGTGAAATAGCTCAATTAGGAGTTGACTTCATTTCTGTAGGGGCCATTACCAAATCAATACAAGCAATTGATTTAAGTCTACTGATTAGGAATATTTTATGA
- a CDS encoding cation:proton antiporter, with translation MQRFKWWFLLVGIYPLYGFASPESEHVDPIAFVLLAVTTIFFFAIIGRYTARRLKQPSVLGELLMGMLIGNIFYYYGFPLAILLREGSATFDVVREVLKGVPIDQAVTSTISNVNYAQQVITALSGPHGADLLKIAYIVDIFSRYGVIFLLFMVGLENSVEEMKHTGRDSFCVALIGVIAPMLLGFGVAYMLLPDDSYQADLFIAATLSATSIGITARVLAEMKKLRTREARTILGAAMLDDILGLIILAVVSSLVINGAVDLIVIVRIIVSALLFFSGTLFLGPIILRRSIHFFRFLEPWEAKLFISFIFIMTLSWLASVLQLATIIGAFTAGIILHDGYFDGIARGKQESRSIYHLLSPLESILTPMFFIVIGIQVKLECFYHWNVVILASGLILAAVVGKLISGVGANAKDDRILIGIGMLPRGEVGLVFASIGRTLGVISDDLFSAIVLMVMITTFIAPPLLKARYAMRDRKIINE, from the coding sequence ATGCAACGTTTTAAATGGTGGTTTCTTTTAGTGGGGATATATCCACTATACGGATTTGCATCCCCCGAATCAGAGCATGTTGATCCAATCGCATTTGTATTGCTTGCTGTGACTACTATTTTTTTCTTTGCAATTATTGGTCGCTATACTGCAAGACGCCTAAAACAACCGAGTGTTCTTGGTGAGTTGCTCATGGGAATGCTGATTGGTAACATATTCTATTATTACGGTTTTCCATTAGCTATTTTATTACGGGAAGGTTCAGCAACTTTTGATGTAGTTCGAGAGGTGCTTAAAGGAGTTCCTATAGATCAAGCTGTGACCTCCACGATTTCTAATGTAAATTACGCACAACAAGTGATTACTGCTCTAAGTGGACCTCATGGAGCTGATTTGCTTAAAATTGCTTATATCGTTGATATTTTTTCACGCTACGGTGTTATTTTTCTTCTTTTTATGGTGGGTCTTGAAAATTCTGTTGAGGAAATGAAGCACACTGGGCGTGATTCATTTTGTGTCGCGTTAATTGGGGTTATTGCCCCAATGCTCTTAGGATTTGGTGTTGCTTATATGTTGTTGCCTGATGATTCATATCAGGCTGATTTGTTTATCGCTGCAACCCTAAGTGCAACCAGCATTGGTATTACTGCTCGAGTCCTTGCGGAAATGAAAAAGCTGCGTACCCGTGAGGCTAGAACTATTTTAGGTGCGGCAATGCTGGATGATATATTGGGCTTGATTATATTAGCTGTAGTTAGCTCTTTGGTAATAAATGGGGCAGTTGATCTCATCGTTATTGTTCGCATCATTGTGAGCGCGCTATTGTTTTTTTCAGGTACTTTGTTTTTAGGTCCAATTATCTTAAGAAGATCGATTCACTTTTTTCGTTTTCTTGAACCCTGGGAAGCCAAACTATTTATTTCCTTTATATTTATTATGACCCTTTCTTGGCTAGCTTCTGTGCTTCAGCTCGCAACGATTATTGGTGCTTTTACTGCAGGAATAATCCTTCACGATGGCTACTTTGATGGGATTGCTCGAGGAAAGCAGGAAAGTCGTAGTATTTATCATTTGCTATCACCCTTAGAATCAATTTTAACACCCATGTTTTTCATTGTGATTGGTATCCAGGTTAAATTAGAATGTTTTTATCATTGGAATGTAGTGATTTTGGCAAGTGGTCTGATACTTGCGGCGGTGGTTGGAAAGCTTATAAGTGGTGTTGGAGCAAATGCAAAAGATGACCGTATACTTATTGGTATTGGAATGTTACCTCGAGGTGAAGTAGGCCTGGTCTTTGCCTCAATTGGACGGACATTAGGTGTTATTTCAGATGATTTATTTTCTGCTATTGTTTTAATGGTTATGATAACTACTTTTATAGCGCCCCCATTATTAAAGGCTCGTTATGCAATGAGGGATAGGAAAATTATAAATGAATAA
- the ppsA gene encoding phosphoenolpyruvate synthase, translating into MAIKKHIIDLAHLSMRDLEQVGGKNASLGEMISHLSSAGVAVPGGVATTADSFREFLAQDNLDKKIYTKLETLNTDDVVQLAIVGKEIREMIVNAPFTSDFENAVRTAYEQLSQSIGHNDFSVAVRSSATAEDLPDASFAGQQETFLNVKGIDAVLLSIKHVFASLFNDRAIAYRTHHHFEHHDVALSAGIQQMIRSDLAVSGVMFTMDTESGFDQVVFITSSYGLGEMIVQGAVNPDEYYVHKPGILAGRPAVIRRNLGSKSLKMVYCDDPSKQQRVKTVDVDVKERLLFSLTPDEVESLARQAMIIEKHYGRPMDIEWAKDGLNGQLYILQARPETVKSRDNKQILERYTLQRKGEILTEGRSIGQRIGQGKARIITDVNEMDRVQPGDVLISDMTDPDWEPVMKRASAIVTNRGGRTCHAAIIARELGIPAVVGCGDATKTIRDGDEVTVSCAEGDNGYVYAGLLPFEQVHLDVETMPELPMKVMLNVGNPERAFTFQSIPNSGVGLARLEFLISNTIGIHPRALLDFDSLEDKELKQFIMQKTAAYDSPVEYYIERLKEGIATIAAAFYPKPVIVRLSDFKSNEYANLVGGHLYEPEEENPMLGFRGASRYVSESFADCFALECQAVRRVREKMGLTNVEVMIPFVRTVSEASNVIQVLKQHGLERGKHGLRIIMMCELPSNALLAKEFLEYFDGFSIGSNDLTQLTLGLDRDSGLIASQFDERNEAVKALLHMAITACKKANKYIGICGQGPSDHQDFAQWLMKEGIESVSLNPDSVLETCLFLAKQ; encoded by the coding sequence ATGGCGATCAAAAAACACATTATTGATTTAGCTCATCTAAGCATGCGTGATTTAGAGCAGGTTGGCGGAAAAAATGCTTCTCTTGGGGAAATGATTAGTCATTTATCCTCTGCTGGAGTTGCTGTTCCTGGGGGGGTTGCAACCACCGCAGATTCCTTTAGAGAGTTTCTAGCACAAGATAATTTAGATAAAAAAATTTATACAAAATTAGAGACTTTAAATACTGATGATGTTGTGCAATTAGCTATTGTCGGTAAAGAAATTAGAGAGATGATTGTCAATGCTCCCTTTACTTCAGATTTTGAAAATGCAGTACGAACTGCCTATGAGCAGTTATCTCAGTCTATAGGCCACAATGATTTTAGTGTTGCTGTTCGTTCTTCAGCCACGGCTGAAGATTTGCCGGATGCATCATTTGCTGGCCAGCAAGAGACATTTTTAAATGTTAAAGGCATCGATGCGGTTTTACTATCAATTAAACATGTTTTTGCATCACTATTTAATGATAGAGCGATTGCTTATCGCACACATCATCATTTTGAACATCATGATGTAGCTTTATCAGCGGGTATCCAACAAATGATTCGTAGCGATTTAGCAGTAAGTGGTGTCATGTTCACTATGGATACTGAATCTGGTTTTGATCAAGTGGTATTCATTACTTCTTCTTATGGTTTAGGAGAGATGATTGTACAAGGAGCCGTTAATCCTGATGAATATTATGTACATAAACCAGGCATCCTGGCAGGAAGACCAGCTGTCATTCGCAGAAATCTAGGCAGTAAGTCCTTGAAGATGGTGTACTGTGATGATCCGAGTAAGCAACAACGAGTTAAAACTGTAGATGTAGACGTCAAAGAGCGTTTGTTATTTTCTTTAACTCCTGATGAAGTTGAAAGCTTAGCCCGTCAGGCGATGATTATTGAGAAGCATTATGGTCGGCCAATGGATATAGAATGGGCAAAGGATGGTTTAAATGGTCAATTATACATACTGCAAGCTCGTCCTGAAACGGTAAAAAGTCGTGATAACAAACAAATATTGGAACGTTATACGTTGCAACGTAAAGGTGAAATATTGACTGAAGGGCGTAGCATAGGACAACGAATTGGACAAGGTAAGGCTAGAATTATTACTGATGTCAATGAAATGGATAGGGTTCAACCTGGTGATGTTTTAATTTCAGATATGACTGATCCTGATTGGGAGCCAGTAATGAAGCGTGCTTCAGCAATTGTGACCAATCGTGGGGGACGAACCTGTCATGCAGCAATTATCGCTCGTGAGCTAGGTATTCCTGCGGTAGTGGGTTGTGGTGATGCAACAAAAACGATACGTGATGGTGATGAAGTAACTGTGAGTTGCGCTGAAGGAGATAATGGCTATGTATATGCTGGTTTGTTACCCTTCGAGCAGGTGCATCTTGATGTAGAAACTATGCCTGAGTTACCGATGAAAGTGATGCTTAATGTGGGGAATCCTGAACGCGCATTTACTTTCCAATCAATTCCCAATTCAGGGGTAGGTTTGGCTCGTCTTGAATTTTTAATTTCTAATACAATCGGAATACATCCTCGAGCGTTGCTGGATTTCGATTCCTTAGAAGACAAGGAATTAAAACAATTTATTATGCAAAAAACAGCAGCGTACGATTCACCTGTTGAGTATTATATCGAGCGCTTAAAAGAGGGCATAGCAACAATTGCTGCAGCTTTTTATCCCAAACCTGTGATTGTACGATTGTCTGATTTTAAATCAAATGAATATGCTAATCTTGTAGGTGGGCATTTGTATGAACCTGAGGAAGAAAACCCAATGTTGGGTTTTAGAGGAGCATCACGTTATGTTTCTGAGTCATTTGCCGATTGTTTTGCTCTGGAATGCCAAGCGGTACGGCGTGTTCGTGAAAAGATGGGGTTAACAAATGTAGAAGTGATGATACCATTTGTAAGAACTGTGTCTGAGGCAAGCAATGTTATTCAGGTTTTAAAGCAACATGGACTTGAGCGAGGCAAACATGGTTTACGCATCATTATGATGTGTGAGTTACCTTCTAATGCTTTATTAGCGAAAGAGTTTTTAGAGTATTTTGATGGTTTTTCTATTGGTTCTAATGATTTAACTCAATTGACTTTAGGATTAGATAGAGACTCAGGACTTATTGCCTCTCAATTTGATGAGCGTAATGAAGCGGTAAAAGCTTTGTTGCATATGGCCATTACCGCGTGTAAAAAAGCGAATAAATACATAGGTATTTGTGGCCAAGGGCCTTCAGATCATCAAGATTTTGCTCAGTGGTTGATGAAGGAAGGAATAGAAAGTGTTTCGTTGAATCCGGATTCAGTTTTAGAAACGTGTCTGTTTTTAGCAAAACAATAA